The nucleotide sequence ACGCGCACCCTTAGAGTCCCGCCCGGCGCAGCCGATACCGGCCGCGGGATTGCCGCAATCTTCAACCCGGCACGGATAGCCCGCTCGGTATCGTCCTCATGCGCTCGTGGGTAGCCGAAGTAGGCCAACACCCCATCGCCCATGTACTTGGCGACGAAGCCATCGAAGCGGCCAACTACCCTCGCAACGTCTTTGTGGTACTCTCCGATCACCTCGCGCAGGTCTTCGGGATCGAGTCGTGATGCAAGCGCGGTTGAGCCGACGAGGTCGCAGAACATGACCGTCAGCTGCCGGCGCTCTGCACCCGCAGACATCAGGCTGCACGTCACCGCCCCCGTGGAAGACCGTGAAAAGGCGCCGTCAGTCAGAGAGGCACCACAATCCCTGCAGAATCCGTTGCCAGCCGGATTCTCGCGACCGCAAGCGCGACATCGCTGACCGAGCGGGACCCCGCAGTGCCCACAGAATCGGTTATCATCACGATTGGCGCTTCCGCAGCTCGGGCATTCCATGGTCGCCCTCCAGCCGGGACGACAGTCTAGACCATTATGCCGACGGCGGCGAGCATCGCTGAACTCGCGCCCCGACCATTGGATGGTCCGGCTTGAGGGTCACAAGCAGACATACGCGAGGGCGACGGCACCGCGCGGTTCGTCCGTCAGCCCCCGGGGCCGTCCTTCATGATGTAGCCCATCAGGTCGTCCACGTTGTGCTCCAAATCCCGGATGATGTTCTTGACGACGTCTCCGATCGAGATCACGCCCACGACCTTACCCGCGTCCAGCACTGGCAGATGGCGAAAGCTACGCTGAGCCATCATTACCCGCGTCCAGCACTGGCAGATGGCGAAAGCTACGCTGAGCCATCATTGCCATGCAGTCCTCCAGCCGATCGTCCGGCTTGACCGTCACCGGGTTGCCCGTCATCACTTGGCCCACCGGCGTCTGCTTCGCATCAAGCCCGGGCAGCAGCACTTTGATGGCGCAGTCACCCTGGGTCACGATACCGACCAGCACGTCGTCGTCGATGACCAGCGCCGACCGGACCCGGTTGTCCGCGCATCTGGCGCAAAGCTTCGACAACCATGTCGCCGGAACGAACATGGATCAGGGCGTCACTCTTCTGGGCCAGAGCGCTTTTTACTGTGCTCATCGATTTCCTCTCGTAGGCCCTGTCCTGCCGGCCTTGATGGTCTGCATTTAAGAATAGTCGAAATATCTTGCGTCGTCAGCACCGCGCGATGTCGCCGGCGAAGCCTGCCACCGATCCCGACAGCGGGATTTTCACCGCCTCGATGGCGTAGCCCTGGTACCCAGGTTCAAGCGGTCTAAGCACTGGCACGGGCTCAAGGGCTGCTATGGGTCAACAGCGTCGGTTTGAGTTTCAGCAGTTGACTTTCGGTCTGCCCCACACTTCGGGCGCAAACAATCGCGAGGGACCAGAACGCGACATCAGCGCCCCACGTCGGCCTACTAAGCCTGCGCCCTTTGGACACTGCTGGCCATCTGCTCTGCCCACGCCGGATTGTGGGCCTTGAGCGGTTCCAGTACGCCGCCGGGCTGCCCTGCAATGCCGGGCATCTGTTGCGCGCAGCGCCGAGCGTCGTCCCACTTTCCAAGCGCCGCATAACAGCAGACGAGCACTTCCTGGCTGGTCCGCCAACTCGGCCGTACCTGTAAAGCGCGCGCTGCGGCCTCCAGAGCCGCTTCCGCGCGTCCGGAGAAGAGCCGTGCCAGCGCAAGAATGTTGAACCAGACGAAATTTTGCGGATCGTAAGGGCTCAGTCGCAGCCCACATTCAAGCGGCGCAATTGCGTCCGCTGCGCGTCCGCTGAACAGGAGAGCCATTCCCAAGACTAGATGACCTAGTGCAAAGCTGGGGCTGATTTCAACCGCTTTTCTGGCGGCGCTAGTTGCCTGCTCGAACTCGCCTGCATACGCACTGACGATCGCAAGCGAGTAATGTGCATAAGGGTTTCGTCCGTCCAGCTGAACGGCGTTCAAAGCCGCTTCCTTGCCCTCATGCAAATCTGCCGCACGATCGTCCGACCAGCCATAGGCAACCAGGCCGGCGCTGACCCGACCGAGCCAGAGATGCCCTTCCGGAAGATCGGGATCGAGATTAGCGGCCTGACGAAATAGCTCTCGGGCTTTCAGATGGTTCTCGTTGGTCACCTGATGAAAATGCCAGGTCCCACGCCGTACGAGTCCCAAGCTGTGATGTTACCGGTGTGTCGAGCCGCTGCTTGCGCGCCTTCCGTTTTGAGCAGCTCCGGTTCAATAGCGCCCGCTACGCGTTCTGCAATTTCGTCTTGAATTGCAAACACCTCGGTCAATTCGAGGTCATAGCGCTCAGCCCAGATATGCTTTGCTGATGTGGCCTCTATCAGCTGTGCAGAAATCCGGATCTTCTGAGCGGACCTGCGGACGCTTCCCTCGATCAAATACTCAATGCCGAGTTCCTGCGCGATCTGCTTTGCGTCAAGCGATTTGTGCTTGTAGGCAAAGCTTGAGTTGCGCGCGATGACGAAAAGCCAGCGAAACCGCGTCAGTGCGGTAATGATATCCTCGGTGATACCATCGGCGAGATATTCTTGCTCCTTTTCGCCACTCAAATTCACGAACGGCAGAACGGCGATGGACGGTCGATCCTCAGCCACGGACGTCTTCGTCTCAGTGGTCCGTTGAATCGGCGCTGTTGCCGGCCCAACGAATCGATAGCCGACGCGTGGAACCGTGGTAATCCAATCTCCCCCTTCTGCAGTAGGCCCGAGTTGCTTTCTCAACGCGGCGATCTGAACCGAAAGGTTGCTCTCTTCGACTGCCGTGTCGCCCCAGGCCGCCTGCATTAATTCGTCTTTTGTCAGCACTCGACCCGGTGAGCCAATCAGAGCCTCAAGCAAACGAAAACCCTTGCTACTGATGGCTACAGGCCGGCCCTCTCGAAGAAGGCTTCCGCGTCGCCTATCAAGGACAAATGGGCCGAAGGCGAAATCTGTAGACATGCCGCGACACTAGCGGATTTTGCAAACTCTCGGAATATTTCGGCTTCGCGTTCAAGACTTTTCGGGCGCTGATGGCAGAATTTACGCGCGTGGATCTATCACCATAGGAGGGCTCGATGACGGTTCTTGAAGCCACCCAGAGCAAGAGCAACGCGATTGCTGCAGCGCATAAAGCCTCTGTCGTGAAGAACGGCGCTGGCTACCGCGCCGAACAAGGCAGCGATTACCAGCCCGGAGTGAGCGCAGAAACAGTGGGCTCACGATCGCTCTGGCTCGGGATGATAACGCTTCCGGCCGGGAAGCGAACGCTTGCACACGTGCACGAGTACCACGAAACTGCGCTCTACATGCTCAGCGGCGACGAAATGGAATTGTGGACCGGCGACCAACTTCAGTATCGCGACATTGTGCGTCCAGGGGATTACATTTTCATCCCCGCAAACATGTTGCACGTTGCGGTGAACCGAGGCGCACAACCGGCCGTGTTCATTGGCTCACGCAACGAAGCGACGGCACAGGAAAGTGTCGTCCTAAGACCTGAGATGGACCGCAAGGTGCCGTAGAAATGTCCACAGGACCCCACTGGATCAAATCTGGCGGGCCGGAGAAAAGCGATGGTCGGCTCAGGGTCAAAATGCGAAGAACCCAGGTTGAGCAGGTCTGGTCCGCTCTGGCTCAATGAGGGGCCTCTTGCAGAAAATGTTCAACTTCGCCGATGGGCTAATAACGGACTCGTGTGCCGCAAAGAATTAGCCCATCTATTCGATAACCTCGTCGGCGGCTGCGAGCAGCGTTGGCGGCACCGTGAGGCCGAGCGTCTTGGCGGTTTTGAGGTTGATGATAAGTGAAAATTTCGACGGTTGCTGTACCCGAAGATCGGCAGGCTTTTCGCCTCTGAGAATGCGATTAATGTAGCTTGTCGCGTCCAGGAACTGGCTGGTCACGTCGATGCCATACGAGAGCAGGCCGCCCGCCGTAGCGAAGAATTTGAAGCCGTAGACGGAAGGTATTCGGTGGGCAGCTGCTAACTTGACGATGAGTTGCCTGTTGGATGATGTGACAGTGTCTCCGGGAATGATCAGGCCGCCGTTCGGGTCGTTCCCTAAAGCCGTCAGAACCGGCTCTATGATCGAGGGATCACTCACCACGACTTTGGTGGTTTCGACGGAGAACTTCGGTGCCGCCTTCTCCGCCGAAAGAGAAATCGCATCGCTGGACGACGAGTTTCCAACCATCACCGACACGCGCTTGACGCCGGGCGCGATCTGCTTGAGCAGATCCACGAACTTCGCCCCTTCCACCGGCTGATTGGTAAAGCCGGTAATATTTCCGCCGGGGCGCGCAAGACTTGCGACGAAACCCGATCCCACCGGGTCAGTGACTGTCGTGAACACAACGGGGACGTTGCGGGTAAGCTCCTGCAAAACTCGCGTAGCCGGGTTCGCATTCGCAAACATCACGTCCGGCGACATTTTGAGCAACTCCGCTGCGGCGGTCCGGGCGCGCTCGGTTTGGCCCCCATACCAGCGGTAGTCGATCCTAATATTGCGGCCTACGGTCCACCCAAGTTCGTTGAGGCGTTCCTCGAACGCCGCGATCCGGGCCTGAGACTCCGGATCTTCAGAGCTATCGCCAAATTTTGGTGACGGCTGGGCCGGTCAGGCGGCGGCGGTTATGGGCTGACGGTCGGTCGGCTTGGCGATGACCTCGATCCCGTCGTTGAATGTCACACCAAGAACGAGTTTTGGCAACTGGTCGGGGCCATCGAGACGGCGCCAGCTTTTCTGTGCGCCCTCGACCAGTTTGAAGACCATGGCGAGCGCGGTCCCGTTCGACAGACACCCCTTCGATCGGATGGTGCGGTGGCGCACGGTGGCGAAGGTGCTTTCGACGGGGTTGGTCGTCCGCAAGTGTTACCAGTGCTCGGCCGGGAAGTCGTAGAACGCGAGCAGCGTGTCTCGATCCTTGCTCAGGCAGTCGGCCGCCTTCTCGTATTTCAGCGCGAAGCTCTCGATGAAGGCGTCGAACGCCAGCTCGGCGGCGACCTTCGTTTCAGCCATCCAGATTTCCTGCAAGCGCGCTTGGCTTTCGGCTGCAGGCTCTTGCAGCTTGGCGAGCACGTTTGCAGTCTTGTGCACCCAGCAGCGCTGCTCGCGCGTTTTCGGCCAGACCTCGCCGGCGGCTTTCCAGAAGCCGAGCGCGCCATCGGCGATGACGAGCCGCGGAGGCACGCCGAGCCCGCGCCCCTTCAGATCAAGCAGCAGATCGCGCCAGTCGTGCGCGCTCTCGCGGGCACCATCGGTGAAGCCGACCAGTTCCTTGCGGCCTTCCGGCGTCGCACCGATCAGCACGAGGATGCACTCCTTTTCGTCCTCGAGCCGCGCCTCCAGATGGATGCCATCGGCCCAGATGTAAACGTAGCGCTTCGCCGACAGATCGCGCTTCTGCCACGCGGTGTGCTCGTCGAGCCAGCCATCCTTCAGGCGACCGATGGCGGATGCCGACAACCCGGCAGCATCCTTGCCGAGCAGCGCAGCCAGCGCCTCCGAGAAGTCGCCAGTCGAGATACCCTTCAAGTAAAGGACCGGCAGCAGCGTCTCGATCGACTTCGAACGGCGCATGTAGGGTGGCAGGATCGACGGAGAGAACCGGATGCGGCCGGGATCGGTGGCGTCCGCCTCGCGATCACGCATACGTGGCTGGCGGATGGCTACGTGGCTGGCGGATGGCGACCGGACCGATACCGGTCATCACCTCGCGCTCCGGCAGGTGACCGTGGCGGACGACGCGCTGGTGGCCGTCCGCGGTCTTCAAATCGGCATGCTTGCCGAGAAAGTCCTCGACCTCGGCCTCGACCGCCTGGGCGAGAAGGGCACGTGCCCCGTTGCGCAAGACTTCTGTGAGTTGATCGGCGACGTTTCCTGGCTGAATCAGCTTGATGATGTTATCTTTCGACACGGCATATCGCTCCTTCGGTGGAGAAGTGGAGGCGTCAAGCACTCCCACGATATGCCGCCTTTCCGATTCCCTCCGTCACCAACTTTCGGCGATAGCTCAGCGCGCCATCCGTTCAACCTCTATGCCGCGAGCCTGCCTGCCGAGGATACGCGGCACCGCGCGCTGGTGGCAGCGCTGGTCGACGATTTCGCCCGGCTCGCCGCGGAGGGCTGAGACGATTGACGGGCGCCCTCGTTGACGCACTCATCCTCATCACGCGCCATGCTCGGAGCGAGCGGGATGCGGACGGCCGACCGCAGGCGATCGTTTGAGGGCGCGATCGAAGCAATCACGTAAAGGAGTAAGCCATGACATTGATCAGCGGCCGCTTCATCGCCCACGAATACGATCTCCCGACAACGCCTCAGATGAAGCTAGCCATCTCTATTTCCTTTTGCCCTCAGCGAAGGTCGGCTGCCATCCCACACCCTTTTGGCTTGGCGCTGCGGCAATGACTTTGATCTTCTTCCTTTTGGGTTTCTTGGCCTCCCGATTGCTTCTTTGTTGACCTTTGGCCATGTCGATCTCCTTGGGGTTGAGGATGACGCAAATTGAAATGCAGGATTGGCCAAATTCGTTGGCGGTGAGCCTCGTGATCAGATCAAGCGTGCAGGCAGCATATTGCCGTCATTGGTGCAGCCAATCTGGATCCCCCGGGCACAGGCGCCGCAGCTGTCAGTGAATTTCCATCTCGGGATATAGGACCAGCTCATTGCGATCCTCCGCTGCCTTCATCAGAGCGTTCCGCGCTGCAGGAGGAGGCGACACGAGCAGCGCGAGCAAAGGAACGGCGCCGGATTGCTGGTAAAACGCCTGCCGACGGCACGGCCGCTGCCGCTCCGCCACGAAGATTTCGGCATGTCCCGCTTTAAGGACAGCTGTCGAGATTGTACAATCTTTCCC is from Bradyrhizobium sp. ISRA430 and encodes:
- a CDS encoding CBS domain-containing protein, which translates into the protein MFVPATWLSKLCARCADNRVRSALVIDDDVLVGIVTQGDCAIKVLLPGLDAKQTPVGQVMTGNPVTVKPDDRLEDCMAMMAQRSFRHLPVLDAGNDGSA
- a CDS encoding winged helix-turn-helix domain-containing protein; translated protein: MLEALIGSPGRVLTKDELMQAAWGDTAVEESNLSVQIAALRKQLGPTAEGGDWITTVPRVGYRFVGPATAPIQRTTETKTSVAEDRPSIAVLPFVNLSGEKEQEYLADGITEDIITALTRFRWLFVIARNSSFAYKHKSLDAKQIAQELGIEYLIEGSVRRSAQKIRISAQLIEATSAKHIWAERYDLELTEVFAIQDEIAERVAGAIEPELLKTEGAQAAARHTGNITAWDSYGVGPGIFIR
- a CDS encoding cupin domain-containing protein, with protein sequence MTVLEATQSKSNAIAAAHKASVVKNGAGYRAEQGSDYQPGVSAETVGSRSLWLGMITLPAGKRTLAHVHEYHETALYMLSGDEMELWTGDQLQYRDIVRPGDYIFIPANMLHVAVNRGAQPAVFIGSRNEATAQESVVLRPEMDRKVP
- a CDS encoding ABC transporter substrate-binding protein, whose translation is MAAFEERLNELGWTVGRNIRIDYRWYGGQTERARTAAAELLKMSPDVMFANANPATRVLQELTRNVPVVFTTVTDPVGSGFVASLARPGGNITGFTNQPVEGAKFVDLLKQIAPGVKRVSVMVGNSSSSDAISLSAEKAAPKFSVETTKVVVSDPSIIEPVLTALGNDPNGGLIIPGDTVTSSNRQLIVKLAAAHRIPSVYGFKFFATAGGLLSYGIDVTSQFLDATSYINRILRGEKPADLRVQQPSKFSLIINLKTAKTLGLTVPPTLLAAADEVIE